The following proteins are co-located in the Maridesulfovibrio sp. genome:
- a CDS encoding alpha-L-glutamate ligase-like protein, whose product MGWFAKLKKFGVIGLNGRNGAYVLPNNPRRLYPLVDDKITTKELTQAAGLNVPELYGVFRAQHELKKLPALLQKQDSFVIKPARGAGGNGILVITGKIGPRFRKPDDSLVAEDALSFHISNILSGMYSLGGMPDKAMIEYCVQFSPVFKDIAYQGVPDIRIIVYKGIPVMSMLRLPTRESDGKANLHQGAMGCGVDMCTGMTTSAVWKNDNCTHHPDTLHPVAGVAIPDWPELLKQAALGYSVTGLGYLGVDIVLDKNLGPLILELNARPGLAIQVANRCGLQHRLDKVDKVHQDLYTEQERIQYAMENFGS is encoded by the coding sequence ATGGGCTGGTTCGCCAAACTAAAAAAATTCGGAGTAATAGGGCTTAACGGACGCAATGGGGCTTATGTTCTGCCCAACAATCCGCGTAGACTCTATCCGCTGGTGGATGACAAAATCACCACCAAAGAACTAACTCAGGCTGCAGGACTTAACGTCCCGGAACTTTACGGAGTATTCAGGGCCCAGCATGAACTTAAAAAACTACCTGCCCTGCTGCAAAAACAGGATTCGTTTGTTATCAAACCCGCCCGTGGAGCAGGCGGAAATGGGATTCTGGTCATTACCGGAAAGATCGGCCCACGCTTCCGCAAACCGGATGATTCTCTGGTTGCTGAAGATGCCCTATCTTTCCACATTTCAAATATTCTCAGCGGCATGTACAGTCTCGGAGGAATGCCGGACAAGGCTATGATTGAATACTGCGTACAATTCTCGCCTGTCTTCAAAGACATCGCCTATCAAGGAGTCCCGGATATCAGGATTATCGTCTACAAGGGGATACCTGTAATGTCTATGCTCCGTTTGCCTACAAGGGAATCGGACGGCAAGGCGAACCTGCACCAAGGTGCTATGGGTTGTGGGGTAGATATGTGCACAGGTATGACCACCAGCGCAGTATGGAAAAACGACAACTGCACCCATCACCCGGACACCCTGCATCCTGTTGCAGGAGTAGCAATTCCGGACTGGCCGGAGCTATTAAAGCAGGCCGCATTAGGTTATAGCGTAACCGGTCTGGGCTACCTCGGCGTAGATATTGTTTTGGACAAAAATCTGGGACCACTGATTCTTGAACTCAATGCGCGTCCGGGACTTGCAATTCAAGTCGCCAATAGATGCGGTCTGCAACACAGACTGGACAAAGTCGACAAAGTTCATCAGGACCTGTACACAGAACAAGAGAGAATTCAATATGCCATGGAAAATTTTGGATCATAA
- a CDS encoding inactive transglutaminase family protein, translating into MNSIQLKILVGLLLTLGLGIFSYKAFVLDFPLTPDEQTEIWNVEAHVSFEAEGSPVKATLQTLNKLPQYTVTDEYYIGDDYGLLHALQSADGTPQQTRNPDNIVAIWSRRSAKGKQDLFYSARLRPKHSKAEDSWVHPTEIPKLSDPHFTEAEQVAANSLITEVGSESADIETFVPQLMKRLMEPSSNPDAAYLLRDTENTLGAVNMAVRLLHFSGIPAQSVHGITLTTSNDAGLKHWLELYHNEKWHMFDVANRRFGTPVNFVTWWRGNAPLATVSGGNNLSVTLSAVPATVSTLGNVVDRLAITAPTILEFSLFNLPIQAQATYRVILLIPIGVLLLVFLRNVIGVTTFGTFMPVLIALSFRETQLLWGLCLFSIVIILGLAVRLYLEHLKLLLVPRLACVLIVVVLLMAGISIISFKLGFPRGVSVSLFPMVILSMTIERTSVMWDELGAGKAIQQIIGSMAVAVLAYIAMSNLFIEHLIFVFPELFLVMLALTVMIGRYTGFRLMDLVRFRAFLKEG; encoded by the coding sequence ATGAATTCTATACAACTAAAAATACTTGTGGGCCTGCTCCTTACTTTGGGGCTGGGCATATTCAGCTACAAAGCCTTTGTGCTTGACTTTCCCCTGACTCCGGATGAACAGACTGAAATCTGGAACGTTGAAGCCCATGTTTCATTTGAAGCCGAAGGAAGTCCGGTTAAAGCCACCTTGCAAACCCTGAACAAATTGCCGCAGTATACTGTTACCGACGAGTATTATATCGGTGATGACTATGGACTGTTGCACGCCCTGCAATCCGCAGACGGCACTCCGCAGCAGACTCGCAATCCTGATAATATTGTCGCAATATGGTCCCGGCGTTCGGCAAAAGGCAAACAGGACCTTTTCTATTCTGCCCGGTTGAGGCCGAAACACAGCAAGGCTGAAGACAGCTGGGTCCACCCCACAGAAATCCCTAAACTGAGTGATCCGCATTTCACGGAAGCGGAACAGGTTGCTGCGAACTCCCTTATCACTGAAGTAGGAAGCGAATCTGCCGACATAGAAACTTTCGTGCCCCAGCTCATGAAACGGCTCATGGAGCCATCCAGTAACCCCGATGCAGCATATCTGCTCCGCGACACTGAGAATACACTTGGAGCGGTAAATATGGCCGTACGCCTGCTGCATTTTTCAGGCATACCGGCCCAGTCAGTGCACGGAATAACCCTGACCACATCAAATGACGCCGGCTTAAAACACTGGCTGGAACTCTATCACAACGAAAAATGGCACATGTTCGACGTGGCCAACAGACGCTTCGGGACTCCAGTGAATTTCGTCACCTGGTGGCGAGGTAATGCCCCACTGGCTACAGTCAGCGGCGGAAATAATTTAAGTGTGACTCTTTCCGCTGTCCCGGCAACGGTCAGCACTCTGGGCAACGTTGTTGACCGTCTTGCAATAACCGCCCCGACTATTCTGGAATTCTCACTTTTCAACCTCCCGATACAGGCTCAGGCTACCTACAGGGTTATCCTGCTCATCCCTATCGGTGTACTCCTACTGGTCTTTTTGCGTAATGTTATTGGAGTCACCACCTTCGGGACATTCATGCCCGTTCTTATAGCCCTGTCATTTCGCGAAACACAACTGCTCTGGGGACTATGCCTGTTTTCCATCGTCATCATCCTCGGTCTGGCTGTACGCCTTTATCTGGAACACCTGAAACTTCTGCTGGTGCCCCGTCTGGCCTGTGTACTGATAGTCGTAGTACTGCTCATGGCCGGGATCAGTATTATCAGCTTTAAGCTCGGCTTTCCGCGCGGAGTTTCCGTCAGCCTGTTCCCAATGGTTATCCTGAGTATGACCATTGAACGAACATCCGTCATGTGGGATGAACTTGGTGCCGGGAAGGCCATACAGCAGATAATCGGCTCCATGGCTGTAGCAGTTCTTGCCTACATCGCCATGAGCAACCTGTTTATTGAGCACTTGATTTTCGTATTCCCGGAACTCTTTCTCGTGATGCTGGCACTGACCGTCATGATCGGGCGCTATACCGGATTTAGACTTATGGATCTGGTCCGCTTCCGCGCTTTCCTAAAGGAAGGTTAA
- a CDS encoding RimK/LysX family protein yields the protein MRHALPAILLLTAIFFSTACSATDAVKPTDHIIAGYIENVSIKVWDHEAPIIMEAKLDTGADSSSLHATDITIHKNKKQVSFTITDQHGSTQRITCPYARIVRIKKRPSGYQRRPVIPVQLQIGQKTFEAFVNLTDRSNFSYKMLIGRKELRHGILIDSSRHHRLSEPVK from the coding sequence ATGCGCCACGCTCTTCCAGCTATTCTTCTGCTGACAGCTATTTTTTTCAGTACCGCCTGCTCTGCAACAGATGCCGTAAAACCGACAGATCATATCATTGCGGGCTATATCGAAAACGTATCAATCAAAGTCTGGGATCATGAAGCACCGATTATCATGGAAGCAAAACTGGATACCGGTGCGGACAGCTCTTCGCTTCATGCCACAGACATCACAATCCATAAAAATAAAAAACAAGTGTCATTCACCATTACCGACCAGCATGGCAGCACCCAGCGCATCACATGCCCTTATGCCCGGATCGTGCGTATCAAAAAACGTCCCTCCGGCTACCAGCGCCGGCCGGTAATTCCGGTGCAACTCCAAATCGGACAAAAAACTTTTGAAGCTTTCGTCAACCTGACCGACCGCAGCAACTTTTCGTACAAAATGCTTATAGGCCGAAAAGAGCTGCGTCACGGCATCCTAATTGATTCTTCACGCCACCACCGGCTCAGCGAGCCCGTTAAATAA
- a CDS encoding DUF4198 domain-containing protein, protein MKKIVLAMVFVLAFASIGSAHDMWLEKKGRKAFLMYGHPGSTDPYPLSRITSLTGINESNWKTALEPVYNKGEAYAWIDDIYTMLTVEFDNKYWYHTEEGGWQNFDLPRQVCGKIVDEGRSYKLSKTIIEWTDSMDKPIGQRAEIVPLKDPTKMKEGDMLPVMMYYEGKPMPAAGARISTTSDRNIEHPELVNLKNAKPINVKIGPAGRQVIIGKYEKRLDDTRRVWFAFSLSFKTTK, encoded by the coding sequence ATGAAGAAGATTGTTTTAGCAATGGTTTTTGTTTTGGCCTTTGCCTCAATTGGTTCCGCTCATGATATGTGGTTGGAGAAAAAAGGGCGTAAGGCTTTTCTGATGTACGGTCATCCCGGATCAACTGACCCGTATCCCCTCAGCCGTATTACTTCCCTGACCGGGATCAATGAGAGTAATTGGAAAACTGCTCTTGAGCCTGTGTACAACAAAGGTGAGGCTTATGCATGGATCGACGACATCTATACCATGCTGACTGTCGAGTTCGATAACAAGTATTGGTACCATACCGAAGAGGGTGGCTGGCAGAATTTTGATCTTCCCAGACAAGTTTGCGGCAAGATCGTTGACGAAGGCCGGTCCTACAAGCTCTCCAAGACAATCATTGAATGGACGGACAGTATGGATAAGCCGATCGGACAGCGTGCTGAAATCGTACCTCTCAAGGATCCTACCAAAATGAAGGAAGGGGATATGCTTCCGGTTATGATGTACTATGAAGGTAAGCCTATGCCCGCAGCAGGAGCCCGCATTTCTACAACTTCAGATCGAAATATTGAACATCCCGAATTGGTTAATCTCAAGAACGCAAAACCGATTAATGTAAAAATCGGTCCTGCGGGACGTCAGGTGATCATCGGTAAGTATGAAAAGCGTCTCGATGATACTCGTCGTGTCTGGTTCGCTTTTTCCTTGAGTTTCAAGACGACTAAGTAG
- a CDS encoding ATP-binding protein yields MFKSNKAIPTALALLAIYVLFTIWTNYNSQVDLRKSSLQQFNEHSKHEAYLFSHFFADRQNDLAALSISRDISSYFENKDMGMSPEYGLQASLIQLSEILSKIIKAKTINNVPVYTRILFVSQSMHILADTDDSNPRNKLYSGDIPQDLTPEKIGVVIKTIDNETYCILMHPYLFRGEKVGTLIAYLNAKNALPFRSGYKSGSGLRSMNYLLYNKTLYSPLNYIPKQLAQKISDGLIIPTDKVTELTIDHGQQEKPLELLIVRSAVKETPFSLLNIVPKKELLGSISPQHLLIYTLLLALLLLGSGVFIIRINSRNLILKIRVEEAAKQAKKLEVNNKQLINEIEARSHAEKKLQDVNAQLENRVLQRTADLQKRTEELTREVLERHEAEEAMRLIFNNTNDSIFIHDAEGQILDVNDTMLEKYQVDMATVLNMSIKNDFSASEMDMDILDQYWQKAVGGEKVAFEWTSRCPGDGRTFEVEVTLNRIEFEGKVVILANVHDISEQKKALIQQAEHQEFLGTIFEGIGAAVFVFDPIKGMMVDCNNVGEKLLKMSRSAIINATCQTTITFNSDTQKDLLCPNWHEQGTYEEGILYLQDSTPLPISRHLFEIHIGGMTHLVQVVFDITDRKHLERKLNIAQKLESIGLLASGIAHEINTPIQYVGDSIRFIKDACTDTNELIDLYEKLLKSESAENRENIIEEIEEHKDDMDLDFISSESIKACDRALEGVERVATIVLAMKNFSHSGEEKIKAVDINKAIQNTIIVSRNEWKYVADLETDLDPDLPQVQCLPGAINQVLLNVIVNAAHAIAENTQEDQKGTISVSTELDPPYASISIKDTGCGISKENIHKIFDPFFTTKEVGKGTGQGLAIVHDIIIEKHGGTIDIESELGEGTTFIIKLPIEPDIETES; encoded by the coding sequence TTGTTCAAAAGTAATAAAGCGATCCCGACAGCATTAGCTCTGCTGGCTATTTATGTTCTATTTACCATCTGGACAAACTATAATTCTCAGGTTGATTTACGTAAGTCTTCTTTACAACAATTCAATGAACACTCAAAACATGAGGCCTATTTATTCAGCCACTTCTTTGCCGATAGACAAAATGACCTTGCTGCCCTCTCGATTAGCAGAGATATCTCAAGCTATTTTGAAAACAAAGACATGGGCATGTCCCCTGAATATGGTTTGCAAGCAAGTCTTATTCAACTATCTGAAATACTGAGTAAAATAATTAAAGCAAAAACAATCAACAACGTTCCTGTTTACACCCGGATTTTATTCGTTAGCCAGTCCATGCACATTCTTGCAGATACGGACGACTCCAATCCCCGGAATAAATTATATAGTGGAGATATACCTCAAGACCTGACTCCAGAAAAAATAGGTGTTGTTATAAAAACAATTGATAATGAAACCTATTGCATACTCATGCACCCCTACCTTTTCAGGGGAGAAAAGGTCGGAACTCTTATTGCCTATCTTAACGCAAAGAATGCTCTGCCATTTCGATCAGGTTATAAGTCCGGCTCAGGACTGCGTAGTATGAACTATCTACTCTACAACAAAACTTTATACTCTCCGTTGAACTATATTCCCAAACAGTTAGCGCAAAAAATATCGGACGGGCTTATAATCCCAACGGACAAGGTAACTGAATTAACAATTGATCATGGACAACAGGAAAAACCGCTAGAGCTTCTTATTGTCCGTTCTGCTGTCAAAGAAACACCATTCTCATTACTAAATATTGTCCCAAAAAAGGAACTATTAGGCTCTATTTCACCGCAACATCTATTAATATACACCCTTCTTCTTGCTTTGCTCCTTTTAGGCAGCGGTGTTTTTATCATAAGAATAAACTCCCGCAATTTAATTCTCAAGATCCGGGTGGAAGAAGCAGCAAAACAGGCAAAAAAATTAGAAGTAAACAACAAACAGCTAATTAACGAGATAGAAGCACGCAGCCATGCAGAAAAAAAACTTCAGGATGTTAATGCCCAGCTAGAAAATCGAGTGCTACAACGGACAGCAGACTTGCAAAAACGCACGGAAGAGCTGACTCGCGAAGTTTTGGAACGCCATGAGGCAGAAGAAGCCATGCGACTGATATTCAACAACACCAATGATTCAATTTTTATCCACGACGCAGAAGGACAGATTCTGGACGTAAACGATACCATGCTCGAGAAGTATCAGGTAGACATGGCCACAGTACTTAACATGTCCATAAAAAATGATTTTTCTGCTTCGGAAATGGACATGGATATACTGGATCAATATTGGCAAAAAGCCGTTGGCGGAGAGAAAGTTGCTTTTGAATGGACTTCCAGATGTCCGGGGGACGGCAGAACATTTGAAGTGGAAGTAACCCTGAACCGCATTGAATTTGAAGGGAAAGTGGTCATTCTGGCTAATGTGCACGACATTTCTGAACAGAAAAAAGCATTGATTCAACAGGCGGAACACCAAGAATTTTTGGGAACTATTTTTGAAGGTATCGGAGCTGCAGTATTCGTCTTTGATCCCATCAAAGGCATGATGGTGGATTGTAATAACGTGGGCGAAAAGCTACTCAAAATGAGCCGCAGCGCCATCATAAATGCAACATGCCAGACAACGATAACCTTTAATTCGGATACCCAAAAGGATCTACTCTGCCCGAACTGGCATGAGCAAGGAACGTACGAGGAGGGGATTCTGTATCTTCAAGACTCGACTCCTCTGCCTATTTCCCGCCATCTTTTTGAAATCCATATTGGCGGTATGACCCATCTTGTTCAGGTTGTGTTTGACATCACTGACCGCAAGCACCTTGAAAGAAAACTGAACATTGCCCAAAAGCTTGAATCCATAGGGCTTCTTGCCTCCGGGATTGCACACGAAATAAACACTCCTATCCAATATGTTGGCGACAGCATTCGTTTTATCAAAGACGCATGTACCGACACCAACGAACTGATTGACCTTTACGAAAAACTCCTTAAGTCTGAATCAGCTGAAAACCGCGAAAACATTATCGAAGAAATCGAAGAGCACAAAGATGACATGGATTTGGATTTTATAAGCAGTGAATCCATCAAAGCCTGTGACCGGGCACTGGAAGGAGTCGAACGGGTAGCCACAATTGTTTTAGCCATGAAAAACTTTTCACACTCCGGTGAAGAAAAGATCAAAGCTGTTGATATCAATAAAGCAATCCAGAATACCATCATAGTATCCCGTAATGAGTGGAAATATGTAGCAGACCTTGAAACGGACCTTGACCCCGACCTGCCGCAGGTTCAATGCCTGCCCGGTGCAATCAATCAGGTCCTGCTGAACGTGATTGTAAACGCAGCACATGCAATTGCCGAGAACACACAAGAAGATCAGAAAGGAACAATCTCTGTAAGCACAGAATTAGATCCTCCTTATGCAAGTATCAGTATCAAAGATACAGGCTGCGGAATTTCAAAAGAAAATATACATAAAATATTCGACCCGTTCTTCACGACCAAAGAAGTGGGTAAGGGAACGGGCCAAGGTCTGGCGATTGTTCACGACATCATAATTGAAAAACATGGCGGGACTATAGATATTGAGTCAGAATTAGGTGAAGGTACCACCTTCATTATTAAACTCCCGATTGAACCTGATATCGAAACTGAATCATAA